The following nucleotide sequence is from Bacteroidales bacterium.
CAATCATTATATTTAACCAATGATAAAAAATAAATGATATAACTCCAACTATCAATCCTGCTGCACTTGATACCATTTTTGTATATAAGCCTGCTGAAACACTATTTATACTTACATCACCCGATAGAGAAATATCGTGAAAAATTTTGATTACACCTATAATTGTTCCCACAAAACCAAGCATTGGAGCTACTCCAGCACAGATTGAAAGAATAACTAAGTTTCTTTCAAGTTTATAAACTTCAAATTTTCCTATAATTTCTATTGCTTCTTCAATTTCTTTGAGCGGACGACCAATTCGCATTATCCCTTTTTTTATCATGCTTGCAATAGGCTTATTGGTAGATTTACAAAGTGCCAAAGCTGAATCGACTTTCCCAGCTAAAATGAATTCACGAATGCTATTCATAAAATTACTTTCTTCACGAGTAGCTTTTCTAATTGAAAAATATCGTTCAATAAAAACATAAATCGCAATGATTGAGAGCAATGCTATAGGAATCATAATGACTCCTCCTTTTTCCAGCAGGTCTAAAAATGAAATCGATTCTACAGGTTTTTCAGCAACCGGTGTATTTACAACCTGATTTACTGTTTTGGCTGCTGTGTCAGCAACATTGGTTACTACTTGCAATAATATTCCTAACATGTTTTTTTATTTTTAATGTGTAAATTTAAATAGAATCAACCCATGAAATTTTTC
It contains:
- a CDS encoding MotA/TolQ/ExbB proton channel family protein, encoding MLGILLQVVTNVADTAAKTVNQVVNTPVAEKPVESISFLDLLEKGGVIMIPIALLSIIAIYVFIERYFSIRKATREESNFMNSIREFILAGKVDSALALCKSTNKPIASMIKKGIMRIGRPLKEIEEAIEIIGKFEVYKLERNLVILSICAGVAPMLGFVGTIIGVIKIFHDISLSGDVSINSVSAGLYTKMVSSAAGLIVGVISFIFYHWLNIMIEKAVQKMEHAAVEFMDLLQEPTK